The segment ttgtttctttaaagtttaaactttACTTTATTCACATTAGAATTTTGATTGTGACTTTTAACTCCCACAATTTAACACCATTAGAGTCccacattatttttttatgacAGTTAGTTTCTTAATTTAAGTTTTCGTACCGGTCATTAGGTCTAATTTCCCTAAACCATATGTATAGAAAGTTTATGCTCCCTTTTATTTCTCTATCAAAGAGAAGAAATGGTGTTCCAACAAGAAAAGGAGAAGAACATATGTTTTGTTTCCAGCCCAAAACTGTTTGGTTCATCCTTAATTCGAACTTGCAAATATAGAAACACAATCGTAACTGTTACAACATGGATGATATGAAAGAACAAAACCAAAGGTACATGAACCATTTCAAGTTATCACAACAACtctcaagaaaagaaaacataaaagattAAAGTCCAGTTCCACATAAATCTTCTCTGTGGATATTGTTAAGCCAGTTTGTTTATTTCAGACGCTTCCAAACTATTCATGTTTCACACCTTCTTGCTCTCCCTTTCCCAGTCCCTCTGCGTCTTTAATCTGATTCACAATTTCTGCCTTTTTCTCCATTAGAGCTCCTATTTTTTCATCAATCTTCTTTAGCTTCATTTTCAGCTTACCAATGTCATTACCCTTTTTCTTGGTATCATCAAGCTTCTTCACatcttttcctttcttttcttcctttttctctgtttcttcatCACCATCTTCATCTTTTGACCCTGCTAtgtttttctcttcttcatcctttgtttttttctttttctttgggtcttttttcttgttcttcttacTTTTCTTCCCTTCTTCACCCTTCCGGCCTTCTTCTTTATTTTGGTTCTCTTCTTCACTACCATTATCTCCCTCGGTGTCTTTTCTATTCTTAGTTTTCTTGTCCTTGGACTTGCCTTCCTCTCCTTCAGCTCCTGGTTCTTCAAATTTAATATCTCTGGACAACACTTCAACTTCAAGGTTTTTCTCATTCTTCTTATCTTCTTTGTTATCTTTTTCGcctttctccttcttctttttctgctTCTTTTCTCCTTCATCCTCATTGTCTGCTTCTTTCTCACATTTCTCATCAGTTTCCTTTTTCTTCATCTTATCTTTACTCTTCTTCTTTTCCTCCTTGTGATCTTCatccttctctttcttttccgcttcttcttcttcatgctCATCCTTCTCTCCTTTTTTCAGcttcttttctttcttatcCTTGGATTCTTCTTTCAGTTTCTTCTCTTTGTCTTTCTTTTTGTCTTTTCCGTCTGCACCTGATTCatccttctctttcttttccccttcttcttcttcatgctcatccttttctccttttttcagtttcttttctttcttatctttggattcTTCTTTCGGTTTCTTCTCTTTATCTTTCTTCTTGTCTTTTCCATCTGCACCTGATTCATCcttatctttcttcttctttttattaccttcttcttcttcttgtgatacatcttcatctttcttctccttatctttctttttcttcttgtgtTCCTTCTCTGTGTCTTCAACTTTTACATCAGcgtctttcttctcttttttcttcttaactTCAGTTTTTTCCTCAGGCTCATCCTTctcttcatttttcttcttcttgtcacCCTTGGAATCTTCTTTCGTTTTCTTCTCTTTATTCACCTTCTTCTTACCTTCTTTGTCATCTTCGAACTCCTCATTTCCTTGTGATACATCCTCATCTTTCTTCtccttatttttatttttcttcttttgtttcttatcATGCTCTTCAGTTTCCATATCTCCATGGCCTTCACGTTTTTCATCTTTCTTCTCGGCATGTTTGTCTTCTTCTACCTCATCTTTTACCTTTGTcttttctttctccttttcaTCTTTTGATTTCTCGTCGTCCTTTATTTTAACCTTCTCAGTTGACTTGGCCTTAACTTCCATCTCCACCTCAACTTTCTCTCCCTTCTCATCTGGATCCACTTCCTGTGTCTTCATTGTTACATGAAGTTTCTCTTTCTTGACATTTTCTTGGTTCGATGACATGGTTCCCTgatagagaaagaagaaaataaatatttgttataataaaaGAAGAGCTACAACGACTAGTTGATATTGGCTAGTTGATCAACACTTATTATCGACATATAGCTAATCCAAAATTTAGAAAACTGAAATTTCACAATATGGTTTTTTTGTTGTGtttgatatatacatatatatgtatatgtatggtGTGACACCAAAATTCAGAGTAGTTCATCAGatacataagaaaaaatatataccaaGTAAAGAGCAGCAAATTCATAAGAAACCAAAATTGCAGATCTATAGAAGAAACTAGAGATCCATGGAAGAatacattaaaacaaaaatgaacTTAGGTACCTTAtaattttctttgttctctGTGTTGTGAAAGACGATCGAATTGATCTTGTATTGGATCTGAGATGGGTTTTAGGTGGTATAAAAGGAATGAGTCACACGGAGGTGACGGTGTACCCTACGCGTTGGGTGTAACACGTCTTTCATTTTTGGTCATGGGGTCCCACTAACACTTTTTTGGCTGTCCTACTTTATCAACCTTTCACATTTGTCTCATAAAATAACGTTTGACATCTGTGCAAATACATTTAGAAAATGCCTAACAAAGAATTTGTCCCTCTCGGACAGCTATGATCAATGATAGAGATTTATAGTTGCGCGGATGTGCCGAGTATGATGGTATACATTAGCAGGGGCGAATCTAGACTCGTATTGTATTGGGTGCACCAATGTGCCATTTGAAATTGCTAGTTGTCTATGATTGAGATTCACAAAGATTATCATCCCAATTTATTTTCAAGACTTGGATAATAATACAGTTAACTGACTTGTACAAGTTAGGGTTgccaaattattatttttgcttGATGCTTAACAAGGGATTCGTGATTGAAGATAATCAACAGACTTGAATCCTCTGTTCTTTGGAGATCGCCGTGGTGGTGAATCTCTGAAATAGCCAACTGCATACATTAACAAAACtgcttctttctcctcttcatcttcttcttttggctGCTGCTCTGTCCGTGTTGTGGAGCATGATACTTGAATTTGCATTCCACAGATTTTGCTGTTGTTCGCGTAAATGTTTGGATCGTTTAATCTGTCGAGCTGAGAGCTCCCAGGGATTCTACCTGAAAGCTTGTTGTTGCTCAAATCCAAAACATCCAGCTCGCTGAGCCTGGACAACGTTTGCGGGATTTTGGCCGAGAGGTTGTTGTACGAAACGTCTAAGATCTCTAGCTTCTTGAGACCTCAAAACTGTGTGGGATCGATCCAGAGATGTCGTTTTGTGAGAGGTTCAAAAGCTTCAGGCTCTTGAGATTGCCTAAAGAAGTTGGGATTTCTCCTGAGTAGTTTGTTCTTGGAGAGGTCTAAGACAGTTGTGCTGTTCGTTTGGTTACCGCAGCTACCTGCGTCTGCGGCTGCggcgatttttttaaaaatcttgttCGTTTGATTGACGCTGATACCTGCGTTTGACGTCGAGACCTGCATTTGACGCCGTAAAATCCCACGGTCGTAAATTGTGCGTCTATTTAACCTATTTAGAATTCTGTCCTTAAcctaattaattatttacaaaaaaacctaaatctaattgAAGCAGATGCAGCTCTTCTCCCATTGACGCAGAACTCTCTCCCATCTCTCTCGATCTCTTTCTCCATCTCTCGATCTCTCTATCTCCATCTCTCTCGATCTCAAGCCCTCTCTCCATCAGGAGCCCTCTATCCATCTCAagctctctctccatctctctctgTCACGAGCTCTTTATCCATCTGCAAGTGTGAGATGACTTGATGGTGCAATGCGAGGAAACTTTCAGTGTCTGTAGGGGAAACTTTCATGAGTTGATACTTGTATTAGTAATCCATGAGTTGTGTTTAGTGGAGGAAACTTTCAGTGTCTGTTTTAGCTAGTTTTACATTGATTGAGAATAACTCTTAAACTCTTTTATCTGTCTGATATTTATATGGGTTTTTGTCACAAATGCTGAGGCATTTAACCTCGAATGTTTTCATGGTTATTGCAGTGGAGCTCTCTCTTCTCCATAGCATCTCGAAGCTCTCTCTTCTCCATAGACAGATCTCTCAAGCTCACACTCTCTCTCAGACCCTCTCAAGTCTTCAGGTATGATTGTTTGATCTTGACCCTCTGAAGTTGTTTCTATGGatcttggtttaattttttacaaGGCTCACCTGTGTTTATGAATTGCTCAAGTTACTTCCAAGTGTACTAGTTGTCTTTGCTCTAGGTTGTCTTTGTGGATTTAATGTCTTTGATGTTTCCttgtctgtttttttctttgtgacCATTCTCTGAGCCATCTTATGATTATTGTTCTTGTGAATTCATTTGTGTACTTTCTCTTCTTGTACCTCTGGTCTTAATGCTTGTATAAACTGTTATGAGTTTTGCATGGGTTAGCTTTTAAGTTCACTTCTGATATTTGATGCTTGTATACAGTAGGCTTGTGTTTGTTTATCCTAAGTCAACTGTGTGTGCGTAAGTTCTCTCCTGCCGGTGCTGTAAGTCCCATCTAATTTGCTTGCTAATTAATTTAGATACAAAGCACTAAAAACTGATGCAAGCCAAGCTTTTGTCTTCTGAGTTAATGTTCCTGTGTGTGTACATTTGAGTCTGATGCTCTGGTTCTAAAGgtctgttatttttttttgcaggtctCAGACCCTCTCAAGTTCAAGGAGACATACTTTGTTTGCAGCTAGCCTTCTTCACCAGATAAAGCAGCCTTGAATCTAGCTCCACTCGCGGTCATAGTCTTTAAGGTAATCATCTCCATCTTCTATGTGCTGCTTGATTATTGAATTGAATGAGAATTTCTTATATCGGAATACTAGTCTGATCTTTGCTgtgtatgttttatttttttgttctaataAGAGCTTGTCTGTTTTATTTTCCGTCTTTTATGAGAATTATCTGTATCTGTATCTGTTTGTCTAGTGTCTAGTGTCTCTAAATGTATCTGTATAGTGTCTAGTGTCTGTCTGTCTAGTGTCTTTAAATGTTAGTCTTGTATATGTATCTGTCTATCTTTAAATGTTAGTCTTGTAACTGTATCTGTCTAGTGTCTAGTGTCTGTATCTGTTTGTATGTATCTGTTTGTCTGTCTTGTGTCTTTAAATGTATCTGActtactcttttttttgttatataggAGTGTCCTGGGATTAGAAAATCCGTATGTAAAGAGATTGATAACATGGATATGTTTGAAGCGGAATTTGGTGGTGTGGTATTAACTGGAGCTGAAGGATGGAGCGTTCAACATGGAGAAACAAGTTTGGATTCTAGAGTGGGTGGAGATGATGGTGGTGATGAAGCTGATTCTCAGCCAGCAGCTCAGGCTCATTCTGGGAGTtcgagaagaaaaagaaagcgtAAGGAAAAAAATATGGTTGTAGAGGCTTGTGTGAAACGGACTGAGGCTCTTGAGGTGAAGAACAAGATAGCGGAACGCATGTTGGAGCGTCAAGAAGCTTCTAGTGTTGAGAATGTGTTAGAGATACTGTATGCATTGCCTGAAGTGAGAGAGTGGTCTCCATTATATGAAGCAGCATTAGAACTTCTTATAGATAGTGAAGGGAATCGAAGAGCTTTTATAACCATGAAGACAGATGAAGCTAAGATTAGGTTTCTTGAGCTTAGGACCAAGATAAAACGTGATGATTGAGTAGTTTGTGAGTTTGGTCTAGTCTTTTTTGTGTGATCTTGCTGGAACTAGTATGGAGTTTAGTACTAGTCTTTTTTTGTGATCTTGTTGGTCTGATCTTTGTATGAAAACTCTGCCTTTTGTGGCTTTATAATCTTTATAGTCTTATATCCAGTTATGTGATCTTGTTGGTctgttttttataattttgattgAATAGTTTCTTTTTGGTTGAAGGCACAGAACATGTCTTTGAGTCTTACTGATTACAGGTTACAGTCTTTGGTCTGATCTTGTTGCATGAATGTATACTGGTTTGTTCTTTGAGTCTTACAGGTTACTGGTTTGTTAAACATGGCGAGTCTCGAGTCTTGGTAATATATATGACATGACCAGTCTTTGGTCTGATTTTTGCTTGGTTAAATGTGTTCATGATTTGGTCTTGTTATCTTGTTTTCATTTTGAGTATCAGATATTGGTCTTGTTACAGTTTACAGCAAACATATTGATGATGATTTATTAAATATGGTTTTGTAGATGCTTGAAAGATGGATGTTGgaagatgaggatgatgattatgatgatgaACTTGGTTTGTTTGATGTGCCTATTACGGAGAGATTGAGTCATAGAACAGATCGAGGAGCAGGATGGCGACATATTCAACAActgatgtatgaatctgatcagCAATGTTATGACATTCTTCGAATGAACCAAAAGACTTTTGAAGCTTTGTGCAAGATGCTAGCTGAGCGATATGGATTGAAAGAGACTCACCATGTCTACCTTGAGGAATCTGTCGCAATGTTTCTCGAGACTGTTGGTCAAGATAAGACGAAGCGAAATATTGCTGCAAGGTATCAAAGATCAGTGGATACGGTCCAAAGAAAGCTTGATGAAGTTTTGAGTGCTCTTCTCAAGTTTGCGGAGGATACACTAAGACCACAAGAAGGCGAGTTTGGAAGAGCAAGTCCTGTTTTGAGGAATGATGATCAGTATTGGCCTCATTTCAGAGATTGTATTGGAGCACTTGATGGAATACATGTCCCGGTTCGCCCTCCAAGTCAGAATGCAGAAGCATATAATGGCAGAAAGCAAGGATCTACAATGAATGTTCTTGTTATATGTAACTTCGATATGAAGTTCATATATGCATATGTCGGTGTACCTGGTAGAGCAAATGATTCGAAGGTCTTGACTCATTGTGCGAGGAATGAGGCTTCTTTCCCACATCCTCCTCCTGGAAAGTATTATCTAGTTGACTCCGGATATCCGACGAGGACAGGTTATCTTGGTCCGCATCGTAATATGCGATTTCATCTTGGTCAATTTGCTACAGGAGGACCGCCAGT is part of the Brassica rapa cultivar Chiifu-401-42 chromosome A09, CAAS_Brap_v3.01, whole genome shotgun sequence genome and harbors:
- the LOC103838776 gene encoding DNA ligase 1; this translates as MSSNQENVKKEKLHVTMKTQEVDPDEKGEKVEVEMEVKAKSTEKVKIKDDEKSKDEKEKEKTKVKDEVEEDKHAEKKDEKREGHGDMETEEHDKKQKKKNKNKEKKDEDVSQGNEEFEDDKEGKKKVNKEKKTKEDSKGDKKKKNEEKDEPEEKTEVKKKKEKKDADVKVEDTEKEHKKKKKDKEKKDEDVSQEEEEGNKKKKKDKDESGADGKDKKKDKEKKPKEESKDKKEKKLKKGEKDEHEEEEGEKKEKDESGADGKDKKKDKEKKLKEESKDKKEKKLKKGEKDEHEEEEAEKKEKDEDHKEEKKKSKDKMKKKETDEKCEKEADNEDEGEKKQKKKKEKGEKDNKEDKKNEKNLEVEVLSRDIKFEEPGAEGEEGKSKDKKTKNRKDTEGDNGSEEENQNKEEGRKGEEGKKSKKNKKKDPKKKKKTKDEEEKNIAGSKDEDGDEETEKKEEKKGKDVKKLDDTKKKGNDIGKLKMKLKKIDEKIGALMEKKAEIVNQIKDAEGLGKGEQEGVKHE
- the LOC103838669 gene encoding protein ANTAGONIST OF LIKE HETEROCHROMATIN PROTEIN 1-like, translating into MLERWMLEDEDDDYDDELGLFDVPITERLSHRTDRGAGWRHIQQLMYESDQQCYDILRMNQKTFEALCKMLAERYGLKETHHVYLEESVAMFLETVGQDKTKRNIAARYQRSVDTVQRKLDEVLSALLKFAEDTLRPQEGEFGRASPVLRNDDQYWPHFRDCIGALDGIHVPVRPPSQNAEAYNGRKQGSTMNVLVICNFDMKFIYAYVGVPGRANDSKVLTHCARNEASFPHPPPGKYYLVDSGYPTRTGYLGPHRNMRFHLGQFATGGPPVSARELFNRKHSGLRSVIERTFGVWKAKWRILDRKHPKYGLVKWIKLVTATMALHNFIRDSHREDHDFVQWQNDDDGDGEGEEADSDGDEEEGDDDDDDDDDDGGGGGGHFVYEPTGDRAMEALRDNITNEYGRGRLPY